TATTGAGTTAGTTAAACAAGCTTTAAATGCAGGTCATAGAGATTTTGGAGAAAATATTCTTCAGGAAGCTCAAAAAAAATGGCCTTTGCTCAGAGCAGAATTTCCCGATGTGAAATTACACTTAATTGGCCATTTACAGAGCAATAAAGTTAAAGATGCTCTAGCATTATTTGATATAATTGAAACTATTGATAGTGAAAAATTAGCAAAAGTAATTGCAAAAAACTATCAAAAAGAAATACATAATACAGAGTTTCTAATTCAAGTAAATATAGGTGCAGAAGAGCAAAAATATGGTATTGCCATCAATGAAACTGATGATTTTATCAATTATTTTTGCCATGAGCTTAAATTACCCTTAAAAGGCTTAATGTGCATACCACCCTATCAAGAAAACCCTTCTTTATATTTTGCCTTTATGCATAAAATTGCCCGCCGCAATAATATTAATTACATTAGCCAAGGAATGAGCTCTGACTACTTAAAAGCTCTTCAAGTTGGTACTAGCGAGATTCGCGTTGGCTCAGCATTATTTGGTGCAAGAAAATATTAATTATACAAAATTAGATAAAATACTGGAAAAGCAGTAATTTATTTTTATAATAGCAAAAAAAATCTAGACATATGAAACAAGAAAATAAGCAAAATCTACATAGCAAAGAAATAATTGCAAATCATGGCTTAACTGAAGCAGAATATTTAAAAATAATTGATATTCTAGGGCGTGAACCAAATATCACAGAATTAGGTATTTTCTCAGTTATGTGGAGCGAACATTGTTCATATAAATCGACAAGATTACATTTAGCAAAATTGCATACAAAAGAAGATTGGGTAATTTGTGGACCAGGAGAAAATGCGGGAATTATTGATATTGATGATAATGATGCAATAATATTTAAGATGGAAAGTCATAATCACCCCTCATATATAGAGCCTTATCAGGGAGCAGCAACTGGTGTTGGAGGAATTCTAAGAGATGTATTTACTATGGGTGCAAGACCTATAGCTATTCTAGATTCACTTCGCTTTGGACAATTAGATCATCCTAAAACTAAACATCTTCTAAGTGGTGTTACAGCTGGAATTTCTGGCTATGGTAACTGTGTTGGTGTACCTAATATCTCTGGAGACACTATATTTGATAAATCTTATAATGGTAATATTTTAGTTAATGCAATGTGTGTTGGCCACGCTAAACAGGATAAGATTTTTTACTCAGCTGCATCAGATACTAACTCCAAAGTTATGTATGTGGGCGCTAAAACTGGAAGAGACGGAATTCATGGCGCTACTATGGCCTCACAAGAATTTGCAGAAGGAAGTGAAGAAAAAAGACCTACTGTGCAAGTTGGTGATCCATTTAAAGAAAAGCTTTTAATAGAAGCATGTTTAGAATTAATGCAAGAAGATGCAATTATTGCAATCCAAGATATGGGTGCGGCAGGCTTAACTTCTTCATCCTTAGAAATGTCTGGTAAGGGTGGTGTAGGTATTGAAATTGATTTAGATAAAGTGCCACAAAGAGAAACAAATATGAGTGCTTACGAAATAATGCTTTCAGAAAGCCAAGAAAGAATGTTAATGGTTATTAAACCAGAAAAAGAAGATTTAGCAAAGAGGATTTTTACAAAATGGGAATTAGACTGCGCAACTATTGGTGAAATTACAAACAGTAAGAACCTGGTCTTAAAGCAACATGGTGAGATAAAAGCGGATATTCCCGTAGCACCTTTATCTGAGGAAGCACCAAAATATGACCGTCCTTGGACAGAACCAAAAATAAAACCTAAATATCTATATGAACATAATAAAGATCATGATATTTTTACAGCATTAGAGAAAATTATTTCTTCACCAGATATTGCAAATAAAAAAGAAATTTATGAGCAATATGATTGTGGCGTGATGAATGATACTTTAAAGTCACAAAATATTGGATCTGGAATTGTTAAAATACATGAAAGTAATAAAGCAATTGCAGCAACAACTGATTGTACCCCAAGATATGTTTTTGCCAATCCTTACATTGGAGCAATGCAGGCAGTAGTAGAAAGT
This genomic stretch from Alphaproteobacteria bacterium harbors:
- a CDS encoding YggS family pyridoxal phosphate-dependent enzyme: MNLVTKNLKHITNELEIQAKEWQQKIPKILAVSKRQDIELVKQALNAGHRDFGENILQEAQKKWPLLRAEFPDVKLHLIGHLQSNKVKDALALFDIIETIDSEKLAKVIAKNYQKEIHNTEFLIQVNIGAEEQKYGIAINETDDFINYFCHELKLPLKGLMCIPPYQENPSLYFAFMHKIARRNNINYISQGMSSDYLKALQVGTSEIRVGSALFGARKY
- the purL gene encoding phosphoribosylformylglycinamidine synthase subunit PurL, producing MKQENKQNLHSKEIIANHGLTEAEYLKIIDILGREPNITELGIFSVMWSEHCSYKSTRLHLAKLHTKEDWVICGPGENAGIIDIDDNDAIIFKMESHNHPSYIEPYQGAATGVGGILRDVFTMGARPIAILDSLRFGQLDHPKTKHLLSGVTAGISGYGNCVGVPNISGDTIFDKSYNGNILVNAMCVGHAKQDKIFYSAASDTNSKVMYVGAKTGRDGIHGATMASQEFAEGSEEKRPTVQVGDPFKEKLLIEACLELMQEDAIIAIQDMGAAGLTSSSLEMSGKGGVGIEIDLDKVPQRETNMSAYEIMLSESQERMLMVIKPEKEDLAKRIFTKWELDCATIGEITNSKNLVLKQHGEIKADIPVAPLSEEAPKYDRPWTEPKIKPKYLYEHNKDHDIFTALEKIISSPDIANKKEIYEQYDCGVMNDTLKSQNIGSGIVKIHESNKAIAATTDCTPRYVFANPYIGAMQAVVESYRNLIIVGAKPLAITNCLNFGNPERKDIMGQIVKSIEGIRDAGKALNYPVVSGNVSLYNETNGEAIKPCPNIGGVGLIRNINNIPLNYFSEEDYNIYVVGETKAELGASLFQREYLNIETGDCPDLDLTEEKLHADFILELINNNIVKNVNDIADGGILTTLTKMSFTKDIGFKVTNPNSNKLSNIEYFFSETQARYIVALPTSNETELTNLANKSNIFIEKIGKTQNKEIEVENKLQQISYLKSLNEQVISF